The following are encoded in a window of Prevotella melaninogenica genomic DNA:
- the porV gene encoding type IX secretion system outer membrane channel protein PorV, with amino-acid sequence MINKLRIAILSLTVFASSTVFAQDKKDIFNPVNTSVTSQTIAPDARAAGMGDVGAATDPDVNSQYWNPAKYPFNISRAGVSLNYTPWLRQLVSDIDLAYLAGYYRIGDYSAVSASMRYFSLGEVQMTDGSNMTINPYEMSMDVAYSLMLSEHFSLGAAVRWIYSDLTYNYTDDTAPGSAFAADLSCYYQNYINIGERECQLGLGMNISNIGSKITFGGDNRSEFIPTNLRLGASLMIPIDEFNRFTIAADANKLLVPTYPKRKADETQVDYDNRLQKEYYDVSSISGIFKSFGDAPNGASEELQEIQWSLGAEYTYNDKFSLRAGYHHESENKGNRKYFTVGAGFKMNVFSLDAGYVIATAKNNPLDQTLRFSLSFDMDGIKDLFKRR; translated from the coding sequence ATGATTAATAAGCTTCGTATAGCCATCCTCTCACTGACGGTATTTGCCTCATCTACCGTTTTCGCTCAGGATAAGAAAGACATTTTTAATCCAGTCAACACATCTGTTACCTCACAGACTATTGCTCCTGATGCACGTGCTGCAGGTATGGGTGATGTTGGTGCTGCTACCGACCCAGATGTGAATTCACAGTATTGGAACCCAGCAAAATATCCTTTTAATATTTCTCGTGCTGGTGTTTCCCTAAACTACACTCCTTGGCTTCGCCAGTTGGTGAGTGATATCGACTTGGCTTATCTTGCTGGTTACTATCGTATCGGTGATTACAGTGCAGTCTCAGCTTCTATGCGCTACTTCTCTTTGGGTGAAGTACAGATGACTGACGGATCTAACATGACCATTAACCCTTATGAGATGTCAATGGACGTAGCCTACTCTCTGATGTTGAGTGAGCATTTCTCATTAGGTGCAGCTGTACGTTGGATATACTCAGACCTTACCTATAATTATACAGATGATACCGCACCAGGTTCTGCCTTTGCAGCCGACTTGTCTTGCTATTATCAGAACTATATCAATATCGGTGAGCGTGAGTGCCAGTTGGGTTTAGGTATGAATATCTCTAACATTGGTTCAAAGATTACCTTCGGTGGTGATAATCGCTCTGAATTCATCCCAACCAACCTTCGTTTAGGTGCTTCTTTGATGATTCCTATCGATGAATTCAACCGTTTTACAATTGCTGCTGACGCGAATAAGTTGTTAGTTCCTACCTATCCAAAGCGCAAAGCTGATGAAACACAAGTAGACTATGATAACCGTCTTCAGAAGGAATACTATGACGTATCTTCTATCTCTGGTATCTTCAAGAGTTTCGGTGATGCACCTAATGGTGCTTCTGAAGAGTTACAGGAGATTCAGTGGAGCTTAGGTGCAGAATATACTTATAATGATAAGTTCTCACTCCGTGCTGGTTACCACCACGAAAGCGAGAACAAAGGTAACCGCAAGTACTTCACTGTCGGTGCAGGCTTCAAGATGAATGTCTTCTCACTGGATGCCGGATATGTTATTGCAACAGCTAAGAACAACCCACTTGATCAGACCCTCCGTTTCTCTTTATCATTTGACATGGATGGTATAAAAGATTTGTTTAAGAGGAGGTAA
- the ispF gene encoding 2-C-methyl-D-erythritol 2,4-cyclodiphosphate synthase gives MTNSTLSIPSFRVGMGYDVHKLVEGRDLYLGGIKIEHTLGLLGHSDADVLIHAICDALLGAANMRDIGYHFPDTSADTLDMDSKVILRKTIDLLATKGYRVGNIDATVCAERPKINPHIPAMCKCLSNIIGCDIDAISIKATTSERMGFVGREDGMAAYAVCMIVKA, from the coding sequence ATGACCAATTCTACCCTATCCATCCCATCTTTCCGTGTCGGAATGGGATACGACGTACACAAACTCGTTGAAGGACGCGACCTATATTTAGGTGGTATCAAAATTGAGCATACCCTCGGACTCCTTGGACATAGTGATGCTGACGTACTCATTCATGCTATCTGCGATGCCCTACTCGGTGCTGCTAATATGCGTGATATCGGTTATCATTTCCCCGACACCTCTGCTGATACGCTCGATATGGACTCAAAGGTCATTCTTCGCAAGACCATTGACCTCTTAGCAACAAAGGGTTATCGAGTAGGAAACATCGATGCTACGGTATGTGCCGAGCGTCCAAAGATAAACCCACATATCCCTGCTATGTGCAAATGTCTGTCTAATATCATCGGTTGTGACATCGATGCCATATCTATCAAGGCTACCACTTCCGAACGCATGGGCTTCGTTGGCCGTGAAGATGGTATGGCTGCATACGCAGTTTGTATGATCGTGAAGGCATGA
- a CDS encoding TlpA disulfide reductase family protein yields MKHKIGNILAAGFAIVGLAALASCTGEKFHVTGSIANAKDSLLYFEHNGLNGFSTVDSVKLDEKGDFSFSGDKVDNPEFYRLRIAGQIINIGIDSTETVNVKATYPQMATDYSVKGSYENEKIKELALKQIDLQARCQSILAERPDLADSIITVLMNDYKQDVSRNYIFKEPMRAYSYFALFQYIVIGNQAHLIFDPSRDVADNKVFGAVATSWDTYYPGSERTQNLHNITIKGMKDERIVKAQNKPVEIEAKELGVVDLPLRDNRGVERHLTDLKGKVVLLDFHVFAAKGSTEYIMQLRELYNKYHDRGLEIYMVSLDDNAHFWKEQVANLPWINVYDDTGISQAYTAPAQAFPIIYLIDRGNNIVKNPSQIKNLEQEIERLL; encoded by the coding sequence ATGAAGCATAAAATCGGAAACATTTTGGCGGCAGGCTTTGCGATTGTTGGACTCGCTGCACTGGCGAGTTGTACGGGAGAAAAGTTCCATGTGACAGGTTCTATTGCAAATGCCAAGGACTCTTTGCTCTATTTTGAGCATAACGGACTCAATGGATTTTCTACTGTTGACTCTGTTAAACTCGATGAAAAGGGCGATTTTTCGTTCTCTGGTGATAAGGTGGATAATCCAGAGTTCTATCGACTTCGCATTGCTGGACAGATTATCAATATTGGTATTGATTCTACAGAGACAGTCAATGTTAAGGCTACTTATCCGCAGATGGCTACCGATTATAGTGTGAAGGGTTCCTATGAGAATGAGAAAATCAAGGAATTGGCACTGAAGCAAATTGACTTACAAGCACGTTGCCAGTCTATTCTTGCAGAACGTCCTGACCTTGCTGATTCAATTATCACAGTATTGATGAACGACTATAAACAGGATGTATCACGCAACTATATTTTCAAGGAGCCAATGCGTGCCTATAGCTATTTTGCTTTGTTCCAGTATATTGTAATAGGTAATCAAGCACATTTGATATTTGACCCATCAAGAGACGTAGCTGACAATAAGGTGTTTGGTGCTGTTGCAACCAGTTGGGATACTTATTACCCCGGTTCAGAGCGTACGCAAAATCTCCATAACATCACGATTAAGGGTATGAAGGATGAACGCATTGTGAAGGCACAGAATAAGCCAGTGGAGATAGAAGCTAAGGAATTAGGTGTTGTCGACCTTCCATTACGTGACAACCGTGGTGTAGAACGCCATCTTACTGATTTGAAAGGTAAGGTTGTTCTGCTCGACTTCCATGTCTTTGCAGCAAAGGGTTCTACAGAATACATTATGCAACTGCGCGAACTTTACAATAAGTACCATGACCGTGGCTTAGAAATCTATATGGTTTCATTAGACGATAATGCTCATTTCTGGAAAGAGCAGGTGGCTAATCTGCCATGGATTAATGTCTATGATGACACTGGTATCAGTCAAGCTTATACAGCTCCTGCACAAGCCTTTCCTATCATTTATCTCATTGATCGTGGTAACAATATTGTGAAGAACCCATCACAGATTAAGAATCTTGAGCAGGAGATTGAGCGTTTGTTATAA
- a CDS encoding glycoside hydrolase family 16 protein has translation MKTTGLILCALCLGFSNLSAQVTQNAVPSMAGWNYYGGDEFNGNKIDESKWGVYGDPKYNYKFDDYGNTEGQGGVQYYRADMVKVKNGVAYITASREPLLTGRRPDAKKDPAGTDYSVKVQPPFKPKHDFGKYGWWSGALSSRNANGADLESGKGLEHGTYYPLYSRIEVKAKIPYEFGTCMALWLRHCNGASTFEIDLQEFFVNEDRKDAMKEKGFYLHQTTHGMDYNAGWKNGYPNNTYNHNDYGDRVREIDFDPGKDFHVYGAQIDPEPGDPMHLAVTFLLDGRVKSVFRTKDNRYKSNNSKYPYRYNALLAQNLSKYGEDRVWDVAITGQVGGKAWEANTEILPSMYPYTGFGGTLYPELNPKYGGDINKVPKEFVTEIDWLRVFKRANELLWIGNLPEYRQNQKISLNLAKEKFTNIKPGDQLVMDLEVCDPNQKASLDIFNKSGKAITTLKPELAKNDAQVTFVVTEALSKLLKSEGCVLQGENIRLYTVCHSDKKDAIWNGFKEIQWGETIIPAELFANLAEGQKPEFVVRDVNPGGNIFLRQNKKNSTDSKRPKFSFSVQYGSIINLDSGKDEKTYSLDLEPKVIEELKQNGLVVTGQGYYLRSVNIIGTSHTSNNTVTSIAIDKIDSANQNDGTVYSINGMKIRDANDKGKLNPGIYIINGKKVLVK, from the coding sequence ATGAAAACAACAGGACTAATACTTTGTGCATTGTGTTTAGGCTTCTCTAACCTATCTGCACAAGTAACACAGAACGCCGTACCGTCCATGGCTGGTTGGAATTACTATGGTGGCGATGAGTTTAATGGAAACAAGATTGACGAATCTAAATGGGGCGTCTATGGTGATCCAAAGTATAATTACAAGTTTGATGATTACGGTAATACAGAAGGGCAGGGAGGTGTTCAGTATTATCGTGCCGATATGGTTAAGGTAAAGAATGGTGTGGCATATATTACTGCTTCACGTGAACCTCTTTTAACAGGACGTCGTCCTGACGCTAAAAAAGACCCAGCTGGGACCGATTACAGCGTAAAGGTGCAACCACCTTTTAAGCCTAAACATGACTTTGGTAAATACGGTTGGTGGTCTGGTGCACTCTCCAGTCGTAATGCTAACGGAGCGGACTTGGAGAGTGGTAAAGGTTTAGAACATGGAACTTACTACCCTCTTTACTCACGTATAGAGGTGAAGGCTAAGATTCCATATGAGTTCGGAACTTGCATGGCACTATGGCTTCGTCACTGTAATGGAGCAAGTACATTTGAGATAGATTTACAAGAGTTCTTTGTTAATGAAGACAGAAAAGATGCAATGAAAGAGAAAGGCTTTTATCTGCATCAAACTACCCATGGCATGGACTACAATGCCGGTTGGAAAAACGGATACCCCAATAATACTTATAACCATAATGACTATGGAGATCGTGTAAGGGAAATTGACTTCGATCCAGGAAAAGACTTCCATGTCTATGGTGCACAGATTGACCCAGAGCCAGGTGATCCAATGCACTTAGCTGTAACTTTCCTCTTAGATGGAAGAGTTAAATCCGTTTTCCGTACAAAGGATAATCGATATAAATCAAACAATTCGAAGTATCCATATCGTTATAATGCACTCTTAGCACAAAACCTTTCAAAGTATGGAGAGGACCGTGTTTGGGACGTTGCTATCACAGGACAAGTAGGTGGTAAGGCGTGGGAAGCTAATACAGAAATACTACCAAGTATGTATCCATATACAGGATTTGGTGGTACTCTCTACCCAGAATTAAACCCGAAGTATGGAGGTGATATTAATAAGGTCCCTAAGGAGTTCGTTACAGAAATTGACTGGTTGCGCGTTTTTAAACGAGCAAATGAATTACTATGGATTGGAAACTTACCAGAATATAGACAGAATCAGAAGATAAGTCTTAACCTTGCAAAAGAGAAGTTTACTAACATAAAGCCTGGTGATCAGTTAGTAATGGACCTTGAGGTCTGCGACCCTAATCAAAAAGCAAGTCTTGATATCTTTAATAAAAGTGGAAAAGCTATCACAACGCTTAAGCCAGAGCTTGCTAAGAATGACGCACAGGTAACTTTCGTTGTGACAGAAGCACTTAGTAAGTTACTAAAGAGTGAAGGCTGTGTACTGCAAGGTGAGAACATCCGTTTATACACCGTTTGTCATTCAGACAAGAAGGATGCTATTTGGAATGGCTTCAAAGAAATCCAGTGGGGCGAAACAATTATCCCTGCAGAGTTGTTTGCAAATTTAGCGGAAGGTCAGAAACCTGAGTTCGTGGTGAGAGATGTTAATCCTGGAGGAAATATTTTCTTACGCCAGAATAAAAAGAATTCTACTGATTCAAAAAGACCTAAGTTCTCATTTAGCGTACAGTATGGTAGTATTATCAACTTGGATAGTGGAAAAGATGAAAAGACCTATAGTCTTGACCTCGAGCCTAAGGTTATCGAAGAGTTAAAACAGAATGGCTTGGTGGTAACTGGACAGGGATACTACTTGCGTAGTGTTAACATTATAGGTACGAGTCATACTTCAAATAACACTGTTACAAGTATTGCTATAGACAAGATAGACTCCGCGAATCAAAATGATGGTACTGTCTATTCTATCAATGGAATGAAGATAAGAGATGCGAACGATAAAGGGAAATTAAATCCAGGAATCTACATTATTAATGGTAAGAAGGTTCTGGTAAAATAA
- a CDS encoding TIGR00730 family Rossman fold protein, which translates to MNIAVFCSANNNIAPDYFRAAEELGRWIGENGHTLVYGGANSGLMECIGKAVHEAGGRTIGVIPRILEEGRRVSDYVDVEIPCEDLTDRKAIIMERSDEFYALPGGIGTIDEIFTVAASASIGYHHKKVTLVNVKGFWDSLIALLNDQQEKGMMRGRLHDYIEIKNIDDF; encoded by the coding sequence ATGAATATAGCAGTATTTTGTTCTGCAAATAATAACATTGCTCCCGACTACTTCCGTGCTGCGGAAGAGTTGGGACGATGGATCGGAGAGAACGGGCATACGCTCGTTTATGGTGGAGCTAACAGTGGATTGATGGAGTGTATTGGTAAAGCTGTACATGAAGCTGGTGGACGTACTATCGGAGTTATCCCTCGTATCTTAGAGGAAGGACGTAGAGTTAGCGACTATGTAGATGTAGAGATTCCTTGTGAGGATCTTACTGATCGCAAGGCCATCATCATGGAACGCTCTGATGAGTTCTATGCTTTACCAGGTGGTATCGGAACAATTGATGAAATTTTCACTGTTGCAGCCTCTGCTTCTATTGGTTATCATCATAAGAAGGTTACCTTAGTCAACGTGAAGGGTTTTTGGGATAGTCTTATAGCCCTGCTAAATGACCAACAAGAAAAAGGTATGATGCGTGGTAGACTCCACGATTATATAGAGATTAAGAATATAGACGACTTTTAA
- a CDS encoding acyltransferase family protein: MIRTNKDSTLSQVITALRFPLIVLVLFVHSNFKGVSFAWDNALKASFSLPIGNITLSLGTFIDFISGSLAPLANPFFFFISGLLFFHCKQFTRKVYINKIRHRLQSLLIPYILWNLLFLLIIAIGSSLRPGWTAIIDKPLSNFTIKDYLLIFWDTSLIGQKGGLTTPIDIPLWFIRNLMVLSLVSPFIYTTIHFLSRWHKRLALYVLIIFLYAIHYFPNQWEGWAQGLLFFSLGATFTILKWDVTKLFKPYGIYGIIGACLFYWAQLANLMYAALIVTIISLTTYSIERRQQQGLTPKLIPNILTDSSFFIYAAHTLPQGIILWSLKLEWLPITGATSVLIVYFLSPVILTTVCLLSFILLRRISPISLYFLTGGRQ, translated from the coding sequence ATGATTAGAACGAACAAAGATAGCACACTGTCACAGGTTATTACTGCTTTACGATTTCCACTAATCGTATTAGTATTGTTCGTTCATTCTAACTTCAAAGGTGTATCATTTGCTTGGGACAATGCTTTAAAAGCATCTTTTTCGCTCCCAATAGGTAATATCACCCTGTCATTAGGAACATTCATCGACTTTATATCGGGTTCGCTTGCTCCATTAGCGAACCCGTTTTTCTTTTTCATTAGCGGCTTGTTGTTCTTTCATTGTAAACAGTTTACACGTAAGGTATATATCAATAAGATCCGTCATAGGCTGCAATCGTTGCTCATACCTTATATATTATGGAACTTATTGTTCCTCCTAATCATCGCCATTGGTAGTTCTTTACGCCCAGGATGGACTGCTATTATTGATAAGCCGCTATCTAATTTCACCATTAAAGATTATCTTTTAATTTTCTGGGACACAAGTCTGATTGGACAGAAAGGTGGTCTTACTACCCCAATAGACATTCCTTTATGGTTCATTCGCAACCTTATGGTATTGTCACTTGTCTCTCCGTTCATTTATACAACCATCCATTTCCTTTCTCGATGGCACAAAAGATTAGCATTATATGTGCTTATAATATTTCTATACGCTATTCATTATTTTCCTAATCAATGGGAAGGATGGGCGCAGGGGCTATTATTTTTTAGTCTTGGAGCAACCTTTACCATTCTAAAATGGGATGTAACAAAGCTGTTTAAGCCCTACGGAATATATGGAATCATCGGTGCCTGTCTCTTCTACTGGGCACAACTTGCTAACCTCATGTATGCTGCCTTAATCGTTACTATAATCTCTCTGACCACATACAGCATTGAGCGTAGACAGCAACAAGGGCTTACCCCTAAATTGATTCCTAATATATTAACGGATTCATCGTTCTTTATCTATGCAGCACACACACTTCCTCAAGGTATTATTTTGTGGTCTCTCAAATTGGAATGGTTACCTATCACTGGAGCTACAAGTGTACTGATTGTTTATTTCCTTTCCCCTGTTATCCTCACAACTGTTTGCCTTCTATCTTTCATATTACTTAGACGTATATCTCCTATCTCACTCTACTTCTTAACAGGAGGACGACAATAA
- a CDS encoding FprA family A-type flavoprotein, translating to MIEIANKVYYVGVNDRNKNLFEGLWPLPYGVTYNSYLIDDEKVCLIDTVEVDFFTQFIERLREVLGDRQIDYLVINHMEPDHSGSIGLLRKYYPNIQVIGNKKTFDMMSGFYGVKDNTLEVKNGEELSLGNHTLQFFMTPMVHWPETMMTLCKGEVSHLFTGDAFGCFGALNGGLIDQEIDTDWCWLEMVRYYSNIVGKYGTPVQNALKKLAGIHIDYICSTHGPVWHKYVDKVIGLYDRMSKYETEPGLVICYGTMYGNTERMAEQIARSASLAGVKNIRLYNVSKTHHSYILQDIFRFRGLIVGAPTYNAGLYHEMDVLLQEVANRDIKNHLIGWFGSYSWASKAVAAIGEWNENHLHFEKVGEPVEMKQALTPEIKEECNRLGREMAAKLLAE from the coding sequence ATGATAGAAATTGCCAATAAAGTTTATTACGTAGGAGTTAACGATCGTAATAAGAACCTTTTTGAAGGATTATGGCCACTGCCTTATGGTGTGACCTATAACTCTTACCTCATTGATGATGAGAAGGTTTGCCTTATTGATACAGTAGAAGTAGACTTCTTTACACAGTTTATAGAGAGACTTCGTGAGGTGTTGGGCGACCGACAGATTGATTACTTAGTCATTAACCACATGGAGCCTGACCACTCTGGTTCAATAGGTTTGCTGCGTAAATATTATCCTAACATCCAAGTTATCGGTAATAAGAAAACCTTTGATATGATGTCAGGATTCTATGGTGTCAAGGATAATACGTTAGAGGTTAAGAATGGTGAGGAGTTGAGCTTAGGTAATCATACCTTACAGTTCTTTATGACTCCAATGGTTCACTGGCCTGAGACAATGATGACACTCTGCAAAGGTGAGGTCAGCCACCTCTTTACAGGTGATGCATTTGGCTGTTTTGGTGCATTAAATGGCGGTCTCATCGATCAAGAGATTGATACTGATTGGTGTTGGTTAGAGATGGTTCGCTACTATTCTAACATCGTTGGAAAGTACGGAACACCTGTTCAGAACGCATTGAAGAAGCTTGCGGGTATTCATATTGATTATATCTGCTCTACTCACGGACCAGTATGGCACAAGTATGTTGACAAGGTTATCGGACTGTATGACCGTATGTCTAAGTACGAAACAGAACCTGGTTTGGTGATTTGCTATGGTACAATGTATGGCAATACAGAGCGTATGGCAGAACAGATTGCACGTTCAGCATCGCTTGCTGGTGTGAAGAATATTCGTTTGTACAATGTTTCTAAGACACACCACAGCTATATTCTCCAAGACATCTTCCGCTTCCGTGGCTTGATTGTTGGTGCTCCTACCTATAATGCAGGACTCTATCACGAGATGGATGTACTCTTGCAGGAGGTTGCTAATCGCGATATCAAGAACCATCTTATTGGTTGGTTTGGTTCTTACTCTTGGGCTTCAAAGGCTGTTGCTGCCATTGGAGAATGGAATGAGAATCACCTCCACTTCGAAAAAGTGGGTGAGCCAGTAGAGATGAAGCAAGCACTCACACCAGAGATTAAGGAAGAGTGCAATCGCTTAGGCCGTGAGATGGCAGCTAAATTATTAGCTGAATAA
- a CDS encoding carbohydrate kinase family protein, with the protein MRKVIGIGETVLDIIFKDNKPVEAVPGGSTFNAITSLGRCGVNTSFISEAGNDHVGKYIIDFLKDNGVNADNISTFPDSKSPVSLAFLNEKNDAEYIFYKDQPHVQLDFTFPDIQPDDIVLFSSFYAVNPVIRPQVVGLLDYARSRGAIIYYDVNFRPAHKDDVIKITPNLIENLDYADIVRGSLEDFATIYKKEDADKVYNAEISFYCKQFIYTQGSQPVEVRSGKELKKSYPVLDTNVVSTIGAGDNFNAGFIFGMLKHGITRADLERGLTEEQWDKLINFALAFSADCCKDIFNYVSKEFGEKMKEGAL; encoded by the coding sequence ATGCGGAAAGTTATAGGTATCGGTGAAACCGTCTTAGACATCATCTTTAAGGATAATAAACCAGTTGAGGCAGTTCCGGGTGGTTCTACCTTTAACGCCATTACGTCGTTAGGACGCTGCGGAGTCAACACATCGTTTATCTCTGAGGCGGGTAATGACCATGTTGGAAAATATATTATCGACTTCTTGAAGGACAATGGTGTGAATGCTGATAACATTTCAACCTTCCCTGATTCTAAGTCACCTGTATCACTCGCTTTCCTCAATGAAAAGAATGATGCTGAGTATATCTTCTACAAAGACCAACCACACGTTCAATTAGATTTCACATTCCCTGATATACAACCCGATGATATCGTGCTTTTTAGTTCCTTTTATGCGGTGAATCCGGTGATTCGTCCACAGGTGGTAGGACTACTTGATTATGCACGTTCACGTGGTGCAATCATCTACTACGATGTTAACTTCCGTCCTGCACATAAGGATGATGTTATTAAGATTACCCCTAATTTGATAGAAAATCTTGATTATGCGGATATCGTACGTGGTAGTTTGGAGGACTTCGCAACGATTTATAAAAAAGAAGATGCTGATAAGGTCTATAATGCGGAGATTTCTTTTTATTGCAAGCAGTTTATCTATACACAGGGAAGTCAGCCTGTTGAAGTGCGCAGTGGTAAGGAACTGAAAAAGTCCTATCCTGTTCTCGACACGAATGTTGTTAGTACAATCGGAGCCGGTGACAACTTTAATGCTGGCTTCATCTTCGGTATGTTGAAGCATGGTATCACTCGTGCCGACCTCGAAAGAGGACTGACGGAAGAGCAATGGGACAAACTTATCAACTTCGCTTTGGCGTTCTCTGCAGACTGCTGCAAGGACATCTTCAACTATGTAAGTAAGGAGTTTGGTGAGAAGATGAAGGAGGGGGCTTTATAA
- a CDS encoding M16 family metallopeptidase, which yields MTRYQTAVLENGLRIITLSTTSPVVYCGYQLNVGTANELPDEEGIAHFCEHVTFKGTTRRTAIDVIQCLEQVGGDLNAFTTKTDTVYYSAILKDHLPRAIDLLTDIVFHSTYPQKEINKEVEVICDEIESYNDSPAELIYDEFENIIFRGHPLGHSILGTAEHVRKFTTEDALRFTQKHYQPMNSVFFAYGDVDFDNLLSLFEKENHSKVRIKGETEKPIDTPLPVLSEYQPQTVKIDKHTHQAHVMIGNRAYSIHDKRRMALYLLNNILGGPGMSARLNLALRERRGLVYTVESSMVSYSLTGIWSIYFGCDADDVDECIRLVRAELDHFIDIPLTDDELSIAKQQIKGQIGIACDNRENLALDFGKGFLHYGWKKDISALYRNIDAITAEEVQAVARELFPEERLTKLIYI from the coding sequence ATGACAAGATATCAGACTGCAGTCTTAGAGAATGGACTGCGCATCATTACCCTTTCAACAACCTCACCAGTGGTCTATTGTGGGTATCAACTCAACGTCGGGACAGCTAACGAACTACCTGACGAGGAGGGTATTGCTCATTTCTGCGAGCATGTTACCTTCAAAGGTACTACTCGCCGAACAGCAATTGATGTTATTCAATGTCTTGAGCAAGTAGGAGGCGATCTCAATGCCTTTACCACCAAGACCGATACGGTTTATTATTCAGCTATTCTGAAGGACCATCTTCCCCGAGCGATAGACCTACTGACAGATATTGTTTTTCACAGTACCTATCCACAAAAAGAGATTAACAAGGAGGTAGAAGTTATCTGCGATGAAATCGAGTCTTATAACGATAGCCCAGCAGAGTTGATATATGATGAGTTTGAAAATATCATCTTCCGTGGACATCCTTTAGGACATAGTATCCTTGGTACGGCAGAGCATGTCAGGAAGTTTACTACCGAGGATGCACTTCGTTTCACTCAGAAGCACTACCAACCGATGAATTCGGTGTTTTTTGCCTATGGAGATGTGGATTTTGACAATCTACTCAGCCTTTTTGAGAAGGAAAATCACTCGAAGGTAAGAATAAAGGGTGAAACAGAAAAGCCAATAGACACTCCACTTCCTGTGCTGAGTGAATACCAGCCACAGACAGTTAAGATAGATAAGCATACTCACCAAGCCCACGTGATGATTGGTAATCGTGCCTATAGCATACATGATAAAAGACGTATGGCACTTTATCTGCTTAATAACATCTTAGGTGGACCTGGTATGAGTGCTCGGTTGAATCTTGCACTTCGTGAACGTCGTGGACTCGTTTATACGGTAGAAAGCTCTATGGTGAGCTATTCTTTAACAGGTATTTGGAGCATTTACTTTGGCTGCGACGCAGATGATGTGGACGAATGTATACGCCTTGTACGTGCAGAACTTGACCATTTCATCGACATTCCATTGACAGATGACGAGTTGTCTATAGCTAAACAGCAGATTAAAGGACAGATTGGCATAGCTTGTGACAACCGAGAGAACCTTGCTTTAGACTTCGGTAAAGGTTTTCTCCACTATGGTTGGAAGAAAGATATATCAGCACTTTATCGCAATATTGACGCTATCACTGCTGAAGAGGTGCAAGCTGTTGCACGCGAACTCTTCCCAGAAGAACGACTTACAAAACTGATTTATATATAA